In the Hermetia illucens chromosome 1, iHerIll2.2.curated.20191125, whole genome shotgun sequence genome, tTAAGGCGAGCCTTCCAGGAATGGACGGGAATTTGGGGATAAGAACGCAATCGCAAAAAGGAGCACTGAAACCAGCATATTTATAATTAAATCTTTTGGTATATGtaattgcaattaaatatcGATTGCCAAAATAATTAATTAtgcttatattattatattatacaaatTAACCAAAATCTGAACATCCAGGACGCGTCATCTTCAAATTCCAGCTCCAGGAAATCGGTTGTCTGCATCACATCCTCGAAAGATTTCCagatttatgtttgtagacggGTTTGTAACGAGGCCTGACCgcagaaatctgaaaataaaataaagatacATTGTTATCATATTTAATATAGGCACACACATGGGGATGAGTTCAGCATTGGACTCTACGGTATGTGTTATATGAAAACTTAGCTTACCTCCAAATTTCCAGAAGCCGAGGCAACTGACCGTATTCGGGATTTAATGAAGAAGCGCTCGCAAAGCTGCAATAGGTCCTCCacttgtaaaaagtcagctactTCGAAGATATCAGCTACCGTATCGACAGACAACTCCATCTGTCCAGTATAAATGAATTCCACAACCATTTCCACCGCTGCCGTTTCAAACTGATCCAGATTTATGACATTGGTCCCAGAATCTGCGAAATAAcctaaagaaaaacaaatagtGGTTATGCACTGCCCAAGCGAAGTCATATGAAAGTAAAGAGTTTTGGTTACTTACCACTGAAAAGACCTTCGAAGTATTTGCTGGCATCGACCAACTTCAGCTTGTGCACTGGAATTTCCTTACCACGAACACGGAGAACAAGATCGAAACTGGATTGGCTAAGTTGATTCATCCTGGCACCAGATTTTAAATACAACAATCTTTTTATAAACAATAAGCGGCACCGAATCTAGCAGTTGAAAAGGAAATCCTATTTGTATGAGTTAACACAGGCTGCAATAAGGTAGTTCTTAAAACGTGTGTGTTCGGATTATAGACTATCTCACGTTTAGGATGCTTGTACGATTGACAAATCCTGACATTTTCTCACGCTATATATGCAGATTTTCAAAACGATATCCAACTTATCTTTTCTTTAACTTTTAAGATGATTTTATATTTGAAACATTTTTAATAGCTTTTGTCCATATTCTTAAAAGTTATCACCTTACTTAGAGCCAAAGGATTATAATATCTTTAATTCGAGGGAATAAACCTTAATTATTTTGGCAAGCAActgggatttcgaattggtttATGGCAATCTAAAACCTTTTACTGAATTGAGTTTGATGCTAAGAAAATACATTTCCTGTTTTGATTAATTGAAATTCCCTTCATTTCGGACATCATAATAGTCATACAGTCGTACagtcgctgcattagcaccaccgtacgcttcctcctgtgtatcatcgacgcccgccaccgctgaactgcaggcctttccgacctcatgtcgtccgtgcggccccaattgaacgtcgcctcgctaTCGAAACagcgaaggatggctctcctgaccgagtgatagcttccttcaaagtgacatatctccatgacttcgatgctatcgtccaatcttccttttgggtcttcgttaagccttatcagaggtttAAGCGAAAGTTtaagtgaaaatttccggcccgcccgcctgcctcgccgaacttgaatgataataactatacgctattttatcaaaatgtaaggggtctaaggaccaagctgtcgaatTTCAAACTGTGTGCCTTAGcgttccaacatcatgtcatctgaatttctgaaacctggctggatgacaggatctTTGATTCTGAGCTCGTCGAGGGTTACTctttctttcgttgtgacagacaCTACGTTGCGCCTGGCAAGACAACTggtggaggtgccctaatagctgttacaGCTATTAgggccgaaatcatctttttctcctcctcctacgattctgttaccacacgtgtccttccgccaaacgtatgtccccttattatatcgtgtgtatattttccctgcctaagcccgccttctctgtacgaggatttcttcgacagattatcagaggtcctaattgttctgtttccctcacttcctttcatcctctgtggtgactttaatcttcctatgctctcctggcccattcctcctggccttccctccctccctaataactcgacccacccttcccttcctctatccactttcttgtacacctgtggcgccctccaatttaacctttctagaaaccacttagttcgcactcttgaccttgtcctctctaacctttctgtacgttatctttcccaatcccttcatgctccgtcttacgttgctcctgatgtccatcatcctgctcttgagttcgatgttcagatatccgcccgcaagcctaccaagtccAGAAACGATTATTTGTCCAGAGTGGAAGACCTGAAATCTttttggtcccacattcgcaactcccgctgccctgcccagttatcccttccgtccattaaattctctggcttctcagctaactccccccaactatcttgtgatttattctgccgctacttttcgtcagtctatgttcccgctccttctccccctcttctggcgtcccacaggggtctattctgggtcctttgttatttttattttttattaacgaccttcctctcctccttacttgtccctgtttgctctatacagacgaccttaagctgttttccgctatatcgtcgcctatggactgtgtttcccttcagtctaacctggacactctggttcgttggtgctcgactaatggtttatcgctaaatgtcagaaagtgtcTATGTGCTActtcctaaaatcctcacccacttcttactcctactcgcttaacggacattccttatcctgcttaaattccactcaagaccttggagtcactttcgacaataagctccgctttgacacccattgcctcgatgtcatcaatcgagctgcaaaattgtcaggctttattcttccctcctcctctgattttgactccatccaatcctccttagctctcttcagttacctcgtgaggaataccgtcgagtattgctccgtgatctggtcaccttcccgtaactgtgattgtcttgtccttgaaaatgtgcaacgtaaattcacccgctccctcttctttaagaaaagcttccctcgtgtggattacccctcccgcctccgctttctgaaccttcccttcctacaacagcgtagatcctatctagatctatgcacattctttaaactttccttaggtctgatggactgctccgccgctgatgagatcacctgccgtcctgcgtcttatacaTTTTctacgtgcccttcgcagagctcgaagtctactttcattccccgattcccaggctttgccgaaattataatgcaaaacagctgggtccttttaacttccctactttaagtagtttttttgctttctcttcctcctgaggacaataattaattggaattttttctgtttgttctcgattaattaaataaataaataaataaacttttggggttttttgttgaaaacgactccaatttttatctgaagctaacaagttttcaattttacatTGTCAATATCGAATGATTGGACCGGTAAAAATGGAGTTGACTGGCGAATTGTATCAGATAGATGACGACCCCCCGGTGGTGGTGAAACTATGAAAATTGCATGGGCCGGTCACGTAAAACGGATGGACGACAAGCGAATATCCACTAGCGTATTCAAAGGCATACTCGAAGGGCGCCACCCAGTGGGAAAGCCGCGCAGATAGTGAAAAGATTCAATGGACGGGCTGGTAAAGAGCTactgaaattttccaactggaGGAACGATAGAAGGATCGAGATGGCTGGAGGAAGTCTATCCTAGAGGTCGAGGGTCGACTTGGCCTGTCGCGTCATTGagaggaagaagaagatttaTCTAATGTAGAGTAGACCGTGGTTGCATCCTTTTACTAATTTTTGTTCTTTTCGGTATCGTATGAGTGGGgcaatatatggttgctattcaccccctggtggggtatagcgagtCAACTACACATACGCACCATCGCTCGCGATATCCTGAAATGCGCTGCAGCGTGCCATCGTGCAATTAATGCAGTTAGGGAGAGTGCGTTGATTCGTCAAACTGCGAACCTTGGTTTTGCCTACATAttcctctttccaaatccagagccatttggcaaaggtcCATGACTttgtgagagagcaagcagatgtgatcagcgtagtcaaggtgtttgaggaaagatgtcattgtccgtTGAACTCCTCCTATATGTCTGTTGAACTCCTATACGTAAAGCAGAATGAAGAACTCCACCGGTaacatgaagaaataatatcggtgacagggtgCAACCCTTTCGGACTCCGCTTTCCACCTCGAAACCCTCCAAGATTTTAACTcgatgacattttgcgccatcatacgtcgctctgatagtagctattaCTTTCTCTAGAATGCCCCTCTTGCGAAAAacttaaggtatgggacagcgaatcaatgtctgacgattggcaacgagacattatctgtctcatacataaaaagggagatatcacacagtacagcaattatagaggtatcacgttgctgagtaccatttataagatattctccgctatctggctaggccggatagccctatacgcctagaacatcattggcccataacaaagaggtttcacttgaggcaaatcagcgacagatcagattttctctctgcggcaagcgatggaaaaactgttggaatatggacaacagtggtaccatctgttcatcgactttaaagccgcttatgatagcatagccagagtaaaactgtacacggtcatgagacaattcggtatcccgacgaaattaataagactgactaggctgaccctggccaatgtgcgagcccagataaaagcagcagggggTGAATGGccaccatatatgtatatatctataTTATATGGAGAGGCTAGTGATCCTTTTAACGCTTAAATCATTTCTAGCTACACGGTATCGAAATTATTACTATTTGCAGCAGTTTCTGCCTTTCTGAGCAGCGCAATAATAATTCTCTTTTCTGACGGGACACACAGTGTTCCGAAGTTTTTTGTAGCACCGTGTTAATCTTCGGTGATCCGTGAAGGGAAGACTTTTGACGTCGGCGGAATTGGGGTACTCTAAGTGAAAACAAGTAGCCGCCACGTGATAATCTCGCACttggccgatgtcagcgccagTGTACACCTAGAGGACAGTTGaatgtggtcgatctgattaaatGTATGTTGCCGATCAGTTGGAATGCAAATGACTTTATGGGAAGCATTGTATTATTGGGATAATCCTCAATTTGGATTTGAATTATATGTTTGATACTGAACTCATGCCTTACCGCTTAGATCTACCAACATGATCACAATGCCACCATTTGGGAGTGTGCCTTGCTCATGCTTTTAGCATTAGCGCAGGATTTCCAGAACACCATAATATAAAACTGTAAGGGAATGAGAATGCTCTCCAGAATCTCAGCATCGCACTCCATTTTACCCAAGAATATCTGTAGCGGTAAAATTCCGGATAAAACTGAAGGTAGCGAGCCTACCTCGGTATCGTAATCGAGGAGGGTAAACAAATTCGAAAAGCCAAATTGTTTCTTTGTGCGGTAACCATTTTTAATAATGCATGAAATTTTCGTTCTTACTCCGAGCACGCTTCGAAAaactcagtgaacatgtccggtctggatttcgtgGCGAGGTTAAAGGCCATACCCGGTATTCCGTCGTGGCCCGGATCTTTCTTGTCATCTATGCTGCTGCAGGTTTCTAACAGCTCGCTTGTGGTTACTgctggaattgccgtcacactcTGTAAAAGGTTTCAGCGCCCCTCTCTtgttgggggaataacccctggatgaccggcctctgaatcgtcccattacaACTATATAGGCGCTCCCCCCCAGGTTTACATCTGCCTCGGAGCAGAGGCCTTCAAAACTTTCCCCTTGTTCTGCTAGTTGCCCTCCCCCCTTTTTTGCACTGGATCCACCCTATCTACTCTCTAAGCTGtccgtctggctcggtggctgATCGAAGGTCGGCCAGCTCATTActccaccaatatttgggtATTCTACTGGGAAATGGGCAACTCCTGCCTTGGAGATGCTTCGTGTCACATGAAGTGTTTTTCCATTGGCCGCCAGCCTTAGTAGATTGGTCTAGCCACAATACACGTTATTCTCTCCGCTTCCATATTCGAGAGCCAACGCATTAAAATCACGGGGAAATTCCTTCGAACTTGGCACCCTTCCGTTGAAACGAGGCTGTCCAATACATCCTCAAACTAAAACAATGTGAGGGGGATGGGACGTAGCAACTATACATGCACACGCCACTTATTTgtacccacacaaagccactggctgagTGATTCATGGTGCATAGTGTACCTTGCCTACCGGAAGCCCATATAACAGTTCCACCAGTCCAgtttgtgacccatatgcctCTGACTCTTGGGCGGTCtgatcaagtaaatcctgagcgaccttgcaatgatggttcatttcatttcattcattttccttttagtTAACAAAtttcgggcatttaccacttccaatATACCGGTTATCTCGTCTTTTCTtctcttcgcacaataggcatttggggtccctattgcatttCTTGGCAATCTGGCTTTTCTCCCCACGCTTTCCATATCGGAGCATTCGATGCCgcttctacagggtgcggcagcataacttccttttttcaaaactcaataaaaactattgtatgcatcggaaaatatttatttatcatattttttataatgtatgtctaatgtctaaagtttttatttacatagtTTTGAAGATCTGttgggtgacgtcccccattctccatacattgcgtaaaccgatttgaggcgtttgtcatgactcttgttagcatagcaggtgttatgttggcaatttcttcttggatgttggtcttcaaatcttgtagggttcttggacggttcacataaactcGGGATTTCAAAgaatcatagaaaaaaatcacaaggggacacatcgggagagcgtgccggccattccaaatcgcctctaattgagacaaggcgctctggaaagtgttcctcaaaacagccatcgatgctcttgaagtgtgtgctgttgcaccgtcttgttggaaccaagtgtcccccaaatccaaattttctagccgtgggaaaaaaaaatctgtagcatgtttacataccggtccgaattcactgtcactgtaacctcatttccctcaaaaaaccagggaccaataattctagctgaggaaattgcacaccacactgtgtttgggtgaatgcaaaggcaattctcgagggttggtgtcagtacagtagcgcatgttttgtttgttaaccgacaaatgaaaatgggcttcatcgctaaaaaaaaacaatagcaccctcgggaacgacatcaagaagaagctcacacgcgttcatccgagaattgaagtcacgttctgaaagttcctgcactatcgccatcttacagggatgaaaatgaagatcatcatgaagaattcttctcacagaacgatcggatagtccaagggcagatgtgtgtttgcgcgcagaacgccgtggcgatcgcaacattgacgctctcactgcttcaatgttctcaggtggtctaacgggccgagggactccagttcttccttttgtcgcacttgcagtttgtctgaatgtagtgacccatgtaacaattgatttgcggtctgggacgggagccaacggggctaaattaaagcgattccgaaatgcacgctgtgttgcaataacatccgcttgaaaagtgaacctcaacggcaaggcacgctcctcactattccaacgcatgatggcgactgaaccgtgtccttcttgaacgagaccactagcgctccgctatgacatcaactaactgagtggcgcgtattttaaaagaggaagttatgctgcctcaCTCTGTATaatgaaatctgctctctcagacgacaACAAACTCACTCGATTTGAACTTTCCCTCCTACCTTTAGCTTATGCGACTGGAAATCGCATTGTGGCCACTTGAGAAGTATGGATGGATGTTACTTAATCGacatccttgcactgtatatggATCTCATGTTGTTGAATTGAAATTCTTAAATTGGTTATGGAAGCCGCCaaactggatttttttcaactcaaacaCGTACGAGATTACCTTCCTGGGTCCTGTGGatcctgtttgtctgtccatccGTCTGTTTGGGGTTTGCAATAAGACCTCAGTAATGCACTTATACCCTTTACGTACTCAAATAAGTACACCCTAGAAGAAAAGAAATTGGCagtaatttaaatattatagatcccagggcgaaaagtggattggtatctacgatggagcataaaacctaggaaacgcctgttgaaccaacgtcaatagctctactaccaaaccctatttccatctccacgtggtgaccgctgggagatctttcttaacgaaaagctgcagacggagaaggatgaaggcgagtctcccgcgattaaaaacgggacaaattgcaccaactggtcctccagattgggggttgggtagagctgacaaccctacacggaaaacaacttgctacgaagccacaacaggagcatcggcctggacggattacacaacgacgaacccagcaacgacaacggagtaacgatttgcgcattatcTCGTGGAACGttcgctccttgtacagagatgaagctgctgagcaactagccgataccctgtcccaatatagggctgatgtaacagcgttacaggagatgcgttggccagagaccggtttcctggaaaagagtcgctacaccatatattttagtggccattcagtaaactatgtgctcggagcaggtttcttagtcagccaaaaaatgaaacctgctgttatcgactttgaaaacataagcggatggctatgaactctgcgcttgcgaggcaagtttagaaatataagcctcattaacgttcatgcccctacagaggagactgcagagtcggagaaggataccttctacgaggcagtagaacgaaccctcgaagcctgtcccagatatgatatcaaaatcaaacttggagattttaacagccaagtagggacggaacccgtattcaggcgatacgttggctctcatagtttacaccaaaatacaaatgataatcgactgcggattattcaattagcagtgtcacacgaaatggttgttggaagtacctggtttgcgcggaaagcggtccacaaacagacgggacaactttcaaccaagttgaccatgtcttgattgaacgccgccagctctcagccttgatgaatgtcagaacatataggagggtcaatataaactcggattactatctcgttggcatgatactccgagctcaaataacaacaccacccagaatcccctctgacaatcaggtgagagttaacactgaagccatacaTTACACAGTCGTCTGCaacaaatggatgccgcaataaccacagtcaacagagatcctgaagatgaagcatcaacaaatgatcttcacttgGAGAACGTTGtatggtcacaaacatacttggcccaagtcgcaaaaagagttggagcggctggtttgacgacgaatgtaagctaatAACGGAACGGatcggaagaatactgcataccgagtaatgttgcattctcaaagaacgcgggcacgtgcggagacttatcacgaactcccgcgagcggagaagtgacctgacagacggaaaaaggaagcctgagagatgacaaatactgccaccaccaagtatagaagaaaaagtccgtgcaattcatcggtttaaaaattataagtcgcgaggagccgatcgaattacagccgaattggttaagtatggaggcgaccaattacaccaagtggttcatcaacttgtgctcaaggtgtcggacagcgaaccaatgcctgaagactggcaaagaggcattatctgtctcatacataaaaagggagatatcacacagtgcagcaattatagaggaattACGTTactgacatcagttgcaccatttcttcatcgactttgaagccccctatgatagcatgaccctgaccaatgtgcaaggccagataaaagcagcaggatcactctcaagagtattcgacatcaacaacggtctactgtCGTATAtagggatgccctataatgcgtcctctttaacctggcactcgagaaagtgatccgtgatgctgaggtacgatcctcttttagtccacccaactactggcctatgccgacgataACGTCATCATgacaagaacgacccgagacagacaaactgccttcatccagatcgaccaggcggtaactggcgcgagatcttgggctgcacatcaatgaaggcaagacaaagtatatggtgacaacgtcagcaccgaaaaccaaacaacaaacaacattAAAACACCAACAACGACAAGCCATTTAGCCAAATATGTTTCCCaagcaaatattcactcgtgaggagcacgaaagtatcgaagaccttgtcgtaagacagatgtgcaagggatggacggCAAAACTgttgttcaccgggatacactTTCGAAcataggcatgtcgtgttctacgaattatataattgtattatataaaggagcactcaacatctgcgagccataAGCGTGACTGTAGCACGCTGCTcccggggcagaggtgaggcagcgtctgacgatttgtctctgccctggcaagaaaccgtaaagtcgtcattgcttgacttttttgaaaagtttgggtgcaagccctaagcgaggtgtccgtggaccaggaaagttgatgcggacttaggacccatcattctcaaaacgaatatttacaAATTCGATTTTCATGAAcaatactcaaggttgtccacggGCGGGGAACTAGTTACATACTATGGTACaagtatacgccatagacagagtACGAGAATGCCTACGGGAAGCCGAATACGCTCGGCTAGGTCTGGATGCTCtgggttctttttttttttttttttttgatggatggaggtggaaatcttagaaagacgctgctgcgccaggttgcagcagtgtgtgggattcacacccactaaaaccacccccactcttccgcccctccccgcgggaccaccgtgaagtattacttcgcgggggaggctctggttcgctataccagctcgtccatgtcacgtctccgtcgcgccgccttccgagctcgatccaactccaggagttttgcctgcaccatggctactgcctcatttaccgccatccagttttcctccgtcttcaacatctcttccaccaggttggagggctcgatgtccgcccctaagatgctgttcaacctccttttctgctgtagaaatctgggacaatagaacataacgtgctccgggtcctcgagtgtagcaccgcattcaggacagttgggagactcgtccaactcgaagcgatgcaagtacttcctatagccaccgtgtcccgtaaggaactgtgtcaggtggtaattcaattctccgt is a window encoding:
- the LOC119646261 gene encoding kelch repeat and BTB domain-containing protein 2-like, translating into MNQLSQSSFDLVLRVRGKEIPVHKLKLVDASKYFEGLFSGYFADSGTNVINLDQFETAAVEMVVEFIYTGQMELSVDTVADIFEVADFLQVEDLLQLCERFFIKSRIRSVASASGNLEISAVRPRYKPVYKHKSGNLSRM